One genomic window of Hymenobacter sp. J193 includes the following:
- a CDS encoding SMI1/KNR4 family protein, producing MVSDSLHLIETWLATHAPRILHVSLNPGASEEALAALEKVLGRPLPDDYKALYRWHNGLDEEVENFGNFVYGLSFLPLEEVAANFHSRTQHTEAVPLEHTTAEVRADHVLNPYWLSLGFDGSHAWLYVDLDPTPAGTYGQVIFLDEVEETAFLVADSVTSLLTGFAQDLQQGLYSLNPDALEEDDNEFLAPDPTIDLVNWYNASRWQSVPRP from the coding sequence ATGGTCTCTGATTCCCTTCACTTAATTGAAACCTGGCTGGCGACGCACGCCCCCCGCATCCTGCACGTGTCGCTAAACCCCGGTGCGTCCGAGGAAGCCTTGGCGGCGTTGGAAAAGGTGCTCGGCCGGCCGCTGCCGGACGATTACAAGGCCCTGTACCGCTGGCATAATGGCCTGGATGAGGAGGTCGAGAACTTCGGCAACTTCGTGTATGGCCTGAGCTTTTTGCCTCTGGAAGAAGTAGCGGCCAACTTCCATTCCCGCACGCAGCATACCGAGGCCGTTCCCTTGGAGCACACCACGGCCGAGGTGCGCGCCGACCATGTGCTGAACCCGTATTGGCTGAGTCTGGGCTTCGATGGCTCGCACGCGTGGCTGTACGTGGACCTGGACCCCACCCCGGCCGGCACCTACGGGCAGGTGATTTTCCTGGATGAAGTAGAGGAAACTGCCTTTCTGGTAGCCGATTCAGTAACCAGCCTGCTAACCGGTTTTGCGCAGGACCTGCAGCAAGGCCTGTATTCCCTTAACCCCGATGCGCTGGAGGAAGACGACAACGAGTTTTTGGCCCCGGACCCTACTATCGACCTGGTGAACTGGTACAATGCCAGCCGCTGGCAGTCAGTGCCCCGGCCCTAG
- a CDS encoding SMI1/KNR4 family protein has translation MTFQQLLSRLDTLLQQHRPEYYATLAPPATATELDALEAAFQLKLPTELRQWYGWHNGHLESKSIFQNHEFIQGNSLAPLSSVAESMRVNCELLAAGEYFMPNWWQTNWVPFLENGGGDHICLDLEGTFTGQPGQVLEQWHDMEQRTVLFPDLTAWLRAVVQAYEQAGAQGQLTDEQTEDLELEYPSGFPLAFEAG, from the coding sequence ATGACCTTCCAGCAACTCCTCTCCCGCCTAGATACCCTACTGCAACAGCACCGCCCAGAGTACTACGCTACCCTGGCACCGCCAGCTACCGCGACTGAATTAGATGCCCTGGAAGCAGCGTTTCAGTTGAAGCTGCCGACGGAACTGCGCCAGTGGTATGGCTGGCACAACGGGCATCTGGAGTCCAAGAGCATCTTTCAGAATCACGAGTTTATACAGGGCAACAGCTTAGCACCCTTGAGCAGCGTCGCTGAGTCGATGCGGGTGAACTGTGAGTTGCTGGCGGCCGGCGAATATTTCATGCCCAACTGGTGGCAAACCAACTGGGTACCCTTCCTCGAAAACGGCGGTGGTGACCATATCTGCCTTGATCTGGAAGGCACTTTTACCGGACAGCCGGGGCAGGTATTGGAGCAATGGCACGACATGGAGCAGCGCACGGTCCTCTTCCCCGACCTCACGGCTTGGCTCCGGGCGGTAGTGCAGGCTTACGAACAAGCCGGGGCGCAAGGGCAGTTAACGGACGAGCAGACGGAAGACCTGGAGCTTGAGTATCCCAGCGGCTTCCCCTTGGCATTTGAAGCAGGCTGA
- a CDS encoding oxidoreductase, 2OG-Fe(II) oxygenase: MSAHYLTDSILEIPDFLSPAECGTLIARSEELGFTEAGVATPSGAQMLKGIRNNYRLEYADAVLAETFWQRVRAALPTEADGATPVGLYEQFRFYRYDVGERFNKHKDGSIRVSEQVASRWTLLFYLNDDFSGGATEFEDLTVAPSGARPCVSGMSCVIKAVP; encoded by the coding sequence ATGTCTGCCCATTACCTCACCGATTCTATTCTGGAGATTCCCGATTTCCTTAGCCCGGCCGAATGCGGGACACTCATTGCCCGCAGTGAGGAGCTTGGGTTTACGGAAGCAGGCGTAGCGACACCCTCCGGCGCGCAAATGCTGAAGGGAATCCGCAACAACTATCGGCTGGAATACGCAGATGCCGTGCTGGCCGAAACCTTCTGGCAACGCGTGCGGGCAGCCTTACCCACCGAAGCCGATGGAGCCACGCCCGTCGGCCTCTACGAGCAATTCCGCTTCTACCGCTACGACGTGGGGGAGCGGTTCAACAAGCACAAGGATGGCAGCATCCGGGTGAGTGAGCAGGTAGCCAGCCGCTGGACGCTGCTCTTCTACCTGAACGACGACTTTTCTGGGGGAGCCACGGAATTCGAAGACCTTACCGTGGCCCCCAGCGGGGCACGGCCCTGTGTTTCCGGCATGAGTTGCGTCATAAAGGCTGTGCCATAA
- a CDS encoding SMI1/KNR4 family protein, with protein MTFQQLLSHLDTLLQQHRPEYYEELNPPATAAELAAFEAEVGLTLPPELRAWFSWHNGQSEECFESLVANYECPSLSSVAESMRINRELLEAGDYAANWWQPNWVPFLTNGSGDHVCLDLEGTFTGQPGQLIEHWHDWEPRDVVFPNLTAWLAAVVQAYEAALAETGETELTDEQILDLELESPAGFPLAFRAG; from the coding sequence ATGACCTTCCAGCAACTCCTCTCCCACCTCGACACCCTCCTGCAGCAGCACCGCCCGGAGTATTACGAGGAGCTTAACCCACCGGCCACGGCGGCCGAACTAGCGGCGTTTGAGGCGGAAGTTGGCCTGACGCTGCCCCCGGAGCTGCGGGCGTGGTTCAGCTGGCACAACGGCCAGAGCGAGGAGTGCTTCGAAAGCTTGGTGGCCAACTACGAATGTCCCAGCCTGAGCAGCGTGGCCGAAAGCATGCGCATCAACCGGGAGCTGCTCGAAGCCGGCGACTATGCAGCCAACTGGTGGCAACCCAACTGGGTACCCTTCCTCACCAACGGCAGCGGCGACCATGTCTGCCTCGATCTGGAAGGCACGTTCACCGGCCAGCCGGGGCAGCTCATTGAGCACTGGCACGACTGGGAACCGCGCGACGTGGTGTTCCCAAACCTCACGGCCTGGCTGGCCGCTGTAGTGCAGGCCTACGAAGCAGCCCTGGCCGAAACGGGCGAGACCGAGCTGACCGATGAGCAAATTCTTGACCTGGAGCTAGAGTCGCCAGCAGGGTTTCCGCTTGCGTTTCGAGCCGGCTAA
- a CDS encoding DUF5691 domain-containing protein: MPEPATNPETTLRPGADWQRLQRIGLLGTRQSPDELPAVPGFTLPEDTPDLREKQALLTAGVLSAIRKAGYQPAATGKPPEAVAAPEIQDALGSNGTQLLQQLLEGQYPELLPEFLAALAESQRRVPHQLLVQLLEYARTRSALHRVAAAVLGQRGAWLATQNLAWQALLAASEQATEETGWETGTIGQRALYLEALRRRDPAHARELLAAVLPQEPAKHQAQLLATLQEGLSAEDAPLLTQYLTAKSKEVRQTVLPLLVRLPGSALTERLWQRAEPLVRLKSNLLGKKLLVELPATDWDKTWLTDGIEQKDNRFQGEKAALLGQLLALIPPRRWTEHWNLSPTKILDLAVGTEWDALLLTAWAEATVLHRDAEWAEALLEWYYEQPRKQLPVLPTAGLAQLLPAARLTDLVLPLINATPHFHSEVRWLPLLLLIPAPWPERLTRRVVEVLRTALSKPAELYRIQYAASQLLEHMARVVPADQYSLCAEPLQPLLQDVPYLHNSLARLLNTLHFRQQLAEALHEPPSPG; this comes from the coding sequence ATGCCTGAACCCGCTACCAACCCGGAAACCACCCTGCGGCCCGGCGCCGACTGGCAGCGGCTGCAGCGCATCGGCCTGCTCGGCACCCGCCAAAGCCCCGACGAGCTACCTGCCGTGCCCGGCTTCACCCTACCCGAAGACACGCCCGACCTCCGCGAAAAGCAAGCCCTGCTCACGGCCGGCGTGCTGAGTGCCATCCGCAAGGCCGGATACCAACCTGCCGCTACCGGGAAACCACCGGAAGCAGTAGCCGCTCCCGAAATCCAGGATGCCCTTGGCTCCAATGGGACGCAGCTGCTCCAGCAGCTCCTGGAAGGCCAATACCCCGAGCTGCTGCCGGAGTTTCTGGCGGCGCTGGCCGAAAGCCAGCGGCGGGTGCCGCACCAGCTGCTGGTGCAGCTGCTCGAATACGCCCGCACCCGTTCTGCTCTGCACCGCGTCGCGGCCGCCGTCCTGGGACAGCGGGGTGCTTGGTTGGCAACTCAAAATCTAGCTTGGCAGGCGTTGCTGGCGGCTTCGGAGCAGGCCACGGAGGAAACGGGCTGGGAAACCGGTACCATCGGGCAGCGGGCCTTGTACCTGGAAGCCTTGCGCCGCCGCGACCCGGCTCACGCCCGCGAGCTGCTGGCGGCCGTACTGCCCCAGGAGCCCGCCAAGCACCAGGCCCAGCTGCTGGCAACGCTGCAGGAAGGGCTTTCCGCCGAAGACGCTCCCCTGCTGACCCAGTACCTCACTGCCAAAAGCAAGGAGGTGCGCCAAACGGTGCTGCCGCTATTGGTGCGCCTACCCGGCAGCGCGCTAACGGAAAGGCTCTGGCAGCGGGCCGAACCGTTGGTGCGCCTGAAAAGTAACCTCCTGGGCAAAAAGCTGCTGGTAGAACTGCCCGCCACCGACTGGGATAAAACCTGGCTCACGGATGGCATCGAGCAGAAGGATAACCGCTTTCAGGGCGAAAAAGCAGCTCTGCTGGGGCAGCTTCTGGCCCTTATTCCGCCTCGCCGCTGGACTGAGCACTGGAACCTCTCCCCCACCAAAATCCTCGACCTCGCCGTCGGCACTGAATGGGACGCACTACTGCTCACGGCCTGGGCTGAGGCGACTGTGCTACACCGGGATGCCGAATGGGCTGAGGCTTTGCTGGAATGGTATTACGAGCAGCCGCGCAAGCAACTCCCCGTGCTGCCTACCGCTGGTCTGGCGCAACTTCTGCCGGCGGCCCGCCTCACCGATCTGGTGCTGCCGCTCATCAACGCCACCCCGCACTTCCATTCCGAGGTACGCTGGCTGCCGCTGCTACTGCTGATACCCGCGCCCTGGCCCGAGCGCCTCACGCGCCGTGTGGTGGAGGTGTTGCGCACAGCCCTCAGCAAGCCCGCCGAGCTGTACCGCATCCAGTACGCGGCCTCGCAACTGCTGGAACACATGGCCAGGGTGGTGCCCGCCGACCAATACAGCCTCTGCGCCGAGCCCCTGCAGCCTCTCCTGCAGGATGTGCCTTACCTCCACAACAGCCTCGCCCGCCTGCTCAACACCCTACACTTCCGCCAGCAGCTCGCCGAAGCCCTACACGAACCACCGTCACCCGGTTAG
- a CDS encoding RND family transporter produces MPLRRLAHLTLLALGLLTALAGFFVAQLRFNYNFNDFYPAGDPDLDYYQAYSGRFGNDNDYVLLGLEAPAGQTVFEPRFLTKVDSLTRFIQSRRHVTQVSSPTTASNPVVEGLGVFNVPYLHPQEPARRAQDSALVYRTPGLVGNLISRDARAATILFQTSPNLSKPPGDSLLGAVRTELARQGIPESQYHLAGKLVAQSVFVDRLQMELLVFMSLSVVLVTGLLWLTFRTWWGVVLPLVVVLGSIVWGLGVMSAFGVSIDLMTALLPVMLFVVGMSDTIHIITRYVTELGYGASKKDSLLIALKESGFGSGLSALTTSIGFFTLMTSTIRPIYNFGLFTGIAVLLTFVLSFTLLPAMLLLLRKPQLRIPRETGHSWDGVLGRLFRTVLARRHWVVAISALVLGLSVASASRIRINSALLDDLSQNDPVKLDFVFFERQFAGVRPFELDLKPAPGRSIYDLAVLRQTELIENYLLKTYGLNFVASPVTIIKSVRKALNGGLLEECRLPDSEAELARLTRKVKLFRKKPEFRALALPDGTEGRLTGRMPDVGSIRADALNADLRRFLRTSVDSTVLQTRLTGSANLIDKNNETLTRNMITGMSIDVVMVTLIVLLLFRSVRMTLVVLIPNLVPILIVAGVMGAAGVSMKVSTSIIFTIAFGIAVDDTIHFISKLKLVLLQEPSLFKAVRKTYLMAGKAVIVTSLILVGGFSTLIFSSFDGTFYVGLLIGLTLLFGVVAELTLLPILILAFYRHRPKEIRQPVPALGG; encoded by the coding sequence ATGCCCCTTCGCCGACTCGCGCACCTTACTCTGCTGGCCCTCGGGCTCCTCACGGCCCTGGCCGGGTTCTTCGTCGCTCAGCTGCGCTTCAACTACAACTTCAACGACTTCTACCCCGCCGGCGACCCGGACCTGGACTACTACCAGGCGTACTCCGGGCGCTTCGGCAACGACAACGACTACGTGCTGCTGGGCCTCGAAGCCCCGGCCGGCCAGACCGTGTTCGAGCCCCGGTTCCTGACCAAGGTCGATTCGCTGACCCGCTTTATTCAAAGCCGCCGGCACGTCACGCAGGTGTCGTCGCCCACTACGGCCAGCAACCCGGTGGTGGAAGGGCTGGGCGTGTTCAACGTGCCCTATTTGCACCCACAGGAGCCGGCGCGCCGGGCCCAGGACTCGGCGCTGGTGTACCGCACGCCGGGCCTTGTGGGCAACCTGATTTCCCGGGATGCGCGGGCCGCCACCATTCTCTTCCAGACGTCGCCCAACCTCAGCAAGCCCCCCGGCGACTCGCTGCTGGGGGCCGTGCGCACGGAGCTGGCGCGCCAGGGCATCCCGGAGAGCCAATATCACCTGGCCGGCAAGCTGGTGGCCCAGTCGGTATTTGTGGACCGGCTGCAAATGGAGCTGCTGGTGTTTATGAGCCTCTCGGTGGTGCTCGTGACGGGGCTGCTGTGGCTCACGTTCCGCACGTGGTGGGGCGTGGTGCTGCCGCTGGTGGTGGTGCTGGGCTCCATTGTGTGGGGTCTGGGCGTTATGTCGGCTTTCGGGGTGAGCATTGATCTGATGACGGCTTTGCTGCCCGTGATGCTGTTTGTGGTGGGCATGTCCGATACCATTCACATCATCACGCGCTACGTTACGGAGCTGGGCTACGGGGCCAGCAAAAAGGACTCCCTGCTGATTGCCCTCAAGGAATCGGGGTTCGGCTCGGGCCTCTCGGCGCTGACGACCAGCATCGGGTTTTTCACTTTGATGACCAGCACCATCCGGCCGATTTACAACTTCGGGCTGTTTACGGGCATTGCGGTGCTGCTCACCTTCGTGCTCAGCTTCACCTTGCTGCCGGCCATGCTCCTGCTGCTGCGCAAGCCCCAGCTGCGCATCCCGCGCGAAACCGGCCACAGCTGGGACGGGGTACTGGGCCGCCTGTTCCGGACGGTGCTGGCCCGGCGCCACTGGGTGGTGGCCATCAGCGCGCTGGTACTAGGGCTGTCGGTGGCTTCGGCCTCGCGCATCCGCATCAATTCGGCCCTGCTCGACGACCTCTCGCAGAATGACCCGGTGAAGCTGGATTTCGTGTTTTTCGAGCGACAGTTTGCCGGCGTGCGGCCCTTCGAGCTGGATTTGAAGCCCGCACCCGGCCGCAGTATCTACGACCTGGCGGTGCTACGCCAGACCGAGTTAATCGAAAACTACCTGCTGAAAACCTACGGCCTGAACTTCGTGGCCTCGCCCGTCACGATCATCAAATCGGTGCGTAAGGCCCTCAACGGCGGCCTGCTGGAAGAGTGCCGCTTGCCCGACTCCGAAGCCGAGCTGGCGCGCCTGACTCGCAAGGTGAAGCTGTTTCGCAAGAAGCCGGAGTTTCGGGCCCTGGCCTTGCCCGACGGCACCGAAGGGCGCCTGACCGGCCGCATGCCCGATGTGGGCTCCATCCGGGCCGATGCGCTGAATGCCGATTTGCGCCGGTTTCTGCGCACGTCCGTGGACAGCACCGTGCTGCAAACCCGCCTCACGGGCTCGGCCAACCTCATCGACAAAAACAACGAAACCCTCACCCGCAACATGATTACGGGCATGAGCATCGACGTGGTGATGGTGACGCTCATTGTGCTGCTGCTCTTCCGCTCGGTGCGCATGACGCTGGTGGTGCTCATCCCCAACCTGGTGCCCATCCTGATTGTGGCCGGCGTGATGGGCGCGGCTGGCGTGAGCATGAAGGTGAGCACCAGCATCATCTTCACCATTGCCTTCGGCATTGCCGTCGATGACACCATTCACTTTATCTCCAAGCTAAAACTGGTGCTGCTCCAGGAGCCCAGCTTATTTAAGGCCGTGCGCAAAACCTACCTGATGGCTGGCAAAGCCGTTATTGTTACGTCCCTGATCTTAGTGGGCGGGTTTTCCACATTGATATTTTCTTCGTTTGATGGCACGTTTTACGTGGGGCTGCTCATCGGACTCACGCTGCTGTTTGGGGTAGTAGCCGAGCTGACCTTGCTGCCGATTCTGATTCTGGCGTTCTACCGGCACCGGCCAAAGGAAATCCGCCAGCCGGTGCCGGCGTTGGGCGGGTAG
- a CDS encoding DUF4265 domain-containing protein → METPRAIGLRGVFVFKEFTKNMKPIETAGAVKVIFRFFNTVLDEDYVESMWAQIVNQEQGLYQLDNIPFFVTGYALGDVVLVEEEEGELVVKDLVVESGNTTLHIIAMQADVAGSIQQALEKLGCSWEGSHLPGYFSVNVPQTVKYAPIKRYLKQAEKQGALGFREACLVHNTR, encoded by the coding sequence ATGGAAACACCCCGGGCCATAGGCTTACGGGGTGTTTTTGTTTTCAAGGAATTTACAAAGAATATGAAGCCAATAGAAACAGCAGGAGCTGTTAAAGTAATTTTCCGCTTCTTCAACACCGTTCTTGATGAGGACTATGTGGAGAGTATGTGGGCTCAGATAGTAAATCAAGAGCAGGGCTTATACCAGCTGGATAATATCCCGTTTTTTGTGACGGGTTATGCTTTAGGTGATGTCGTGCTAGTGGAAGAAGAGGAAGGAGAACTGGTTGTGAAAGATTTGGTGGTTGAATCCGGCAACACAACGCTGCATATTATAGCTATGCAAGCAGATGTAGCAGGTAGTATACAGCAGGCATTGGAGAAGCTCGGGTGCAGTTGGGAAGGCAGCCATTTGCCTGGTTACTTTTCGGTTAATGTGCCTCAAACGGTCAAATACGCGCCTATTAAGAGATATTTGAAGCAGGCTGAAAAGCAAGGTGCACTAGGCTTCAGAGAAGCATGCCTGGTACATAATACAAGATGA
- a CDS encoding SRPBCC family protein: MSTIEVLTRINAPQERCFYLALSVDLHAVSASKTQEEIIGDIRSGLLRLGDSVTFRARHFGVWQRLTSKITELEAPAFFCDEMQQGAFRSMRHEHHFTSVDSVTVMRDVFQFESPLGWLGKLVDALVLKRYLSRFLEERGRVVKHYAETDAWREVLPEIARLSEL, translated from the coding sequence ATGTCAACTATTGAGGTCCTCACACGCATCAACGCTCCTCAGGAAAGATGCTTCTATCTGGCGCTGAGCGTTGATCTGCACGCGGTTTCTGCAAGTAAGACACAGGAAGAAATCATAGGCGACATTCGAAGTGGCCTACTGAGGTTGGGCGACTCTGTTACATTTCGGGCTCGTCATTTCGGGGTGTGGCAACGCCTGACAAGTAAAATAACCGAGCTCGAGGCACCGGCTTTTTTCTGTGATGAAATGCAACAGGGAGCCTTTCGGTCTATGCGGCATGAGCATCATTTCACGTCTGTAGATTCGGTTACCGTCATGCGTGACGTTTTCCAGTTTGAGTCTCCATTAGGTTGGCTAGGTAAACTAGTCGATGCATTGGTGCTGAAACGCTACCTAAGCCGTTTTCTGGAAGAGCGGGGGCGTGTAGTAAAGCACTACGCCGAGACAGATGCTTGGCGGGAAGTATTGCCGGAAATTGCCCGTCTTTCGGAGTTATAG
- a CDS encoding serine hydrolase: protein MTANRAILLTCLLMLEASFAFGQPTGPAASSNAQKQLDLVMQRVGEAFIKEPTALGLSIGIVKDGQTYFYNFGTTEKGTGKVPTQHTIYEIGSVSKTFASLLLAQAVLEKRVSLADDIRKYLPGKYPNLAYAGKPIRLVHLANTTSALPDNVPDRSAMLQQAPSDSVPFLILRADRAYTRQDFYAELHSVKVDTMPGLIPRHSNTGAQLLAYILESVYQAPFEQLVEKYIAQPLQMRSTLQAKAGNSLLAVGHNEKGHRMPYHFIESLEPSGACATARLTWRSTWHISSQKPTRP, encoded by the coding sequence ATGACTGCAAACCGCGCTATCCTGCTTACCTGCCTGTTGATGCTGGAAGCTTCCTTTGCGTTTGGCCAACCCACGGGGCCCGCCGCAAGCAGCAACGCCCAAAAACAGCTTGACTTAGTAATGCAACGGGTGGGGGAGGCGTTCATCAAAGAGCCTACCGCGTTGGGCCTTTCGATAGGCATTGTTAAAGACGGACAAACCTACTTTTACAATTTCGGCACCACGGAGAAGGGTACAGGCAAGGTGCCCACCCAGCATACTATCTACGAAATCGGCTCGGTCAGCAAGACGTTTGCCAGCCTTCTGCTGGCCCAGGCCGTGCTGGAAAAGCGGGTGAGCTTAGCGGATGACATCCGCAAGTACCTGCCCGGGAAGTACCCGAACCTGGCCTACGCCGGTAAGCCCATCCGGCTCGTGCATTTGGCTAACACTACCTCGGCCCTGCCCGACAATGTGCCCGACCGGAGCGCTATGCTGCAGCAAGCCCCGTCCGATTCAGTGCCGTTCCTTATTCTCAGGGCGGACCGCGCCTACACCAGGCAGGATTTCTACGCCGAACTGCACTCCGTTAAGGTGGATACCATGCCCGGGCTGATTCCGCGGCATTCCAACACCGGGGCGCAGCTGCTGGCCTACATTCTGGAAAGCGTCTACCAGGCTCCCTTTGAGCAGCTGGTGGAGAAATACATTGCGCAGCCGCTCCAGATGCGCAGCACTCTGCAGGCAAAAGCCGGGAACAGCCTGCTGGCGGTGGGGCACAACGAAAAAGGCCACCGGATGCCGTACCACTTCATTGAGAGCCTGGAGCCTTCGGGGGCTTGCGCTACAGCGCGGCTGACATGGCGAAGTACCTGGCATATCAGCTCGCAGAAACCAACAAGGCCGTAG
- a CDS encoding serine hydrolase produces MAKYLAYQLAETNKAVALTHQTTWGSVDEEAIGLNWSVRKTPDSKRQFVHTGGTFGFASYCSFYPELGFGLVLLVNESDRATQGRLWALADQIQEGVYGAPPALQAFRNSLAATEYKQALEVFKAVRKKHPELHLSEEFVNEWGYTLARQGNVNYATELFKLNVSLHPGSWNTYDSLAESYEMQGNTALAISNYRQSLALNPKNTGAVEHLKKLGANK; encoded by the coding sequence ATGGCGAAGTACCTGGCATATCAGCTCGCAGAAACCAACAAGGCCGTAGCCCTAACTCATCAGACAACCTGGGGAAGCGTGGACGAAGAGGCCATTGGCCTGAACTGGAGTGTGCGCAAGACCCCGGACAGCAAACGGCAGTTCGTACACACCGGCGGCACCTTCGGCTTTGCCAGCTACTGCAGCTTTTACCCTGAACTGGGCTTCGGCCTCGTGCTGCTGGTCAACGAATCGGACCGGGCAACGCAGGGGCGGCTATGGGCCCTGGCCGACCAGATACAGGAAGGCGTGTACGGCGCGCCGCCGGCCCTCCAGGCCTTCCGAAACAGCCTGGCAGCTACGGAGTATAAGCAGGCACTTGAGGTATTTAAGGCTGTCAGAAAAAAACACCCTGAGCTGCACCTGTCGGAAGAATTTGTAAACGAATGGGGCTATACGCTGGCCCGGCAGGGCAACGTCAATTACGCCACTGAGCTGTTCAAGCTCAACGTGAGCCTGCACCCTGGCAGCTGGAACACCTACGACAGCCTAGCCGAATCCTACGAAATGCAGGGCAATACCGCGCTGGCCATTAGCAACTACCGGCAGTCCTTGGCCCTGAATCCGAAGAATACCGGCGCGGTAGAGCACCTGAAGAAGCTGGGCGCAAATAAATAG
- a CDS encoding thymidylate synthase produces the protein MRQYHALLQHILDHGTRKTDRTGTGTLSVFGYQMRFDLAEGFPLVTTKKVHLKSIIHELLWFLRGDTSNQSLEDVGVSIWREWADENGQLGPIYGKQWRSWSAPDGQSIDQISQMVHLLRTQPDSRRMVVSAWNVADLPLMRLTPCHALFQFYVADGKLSCQLYQRSADVFLGVPFNIASYALLTLMMAQVTGLEPGEFIWTGGDTHLYSNHLEQARLQLTREPRPLPQMRLNPEVQDIFSFRYEDFTLENYEPHPAIKAPVAV, from the coding sequence ATGCGCCAGTACCACGCCCTGCTCCAACACATCCTCGACCACGGTACCCGGAAAACCGACCGGACCGGCACGGGCACGCTCTCGGTGTTTGGCTACCAGATGCGGTTCGACCTGGCCGAGGGCTTCCCCCTGGTGACAACCAAAAAAGTCCACCTCAAAAGCATCATTCACGAACTCCTGTGGTTTCTGCGCGGCGACACCAGCAACCAGTCCCTGGAAGACGTGGGCGTGTCGATTTGGCGAGAGTGGGCCGACGAAAACGGGCAGCTGGGCCCCATCTACGGCAAGCAGTGGCGCAGCTGGTCGGCCCCCGACGGGCAGAGCATCGACCAGATCAGCCAGATGGTGCACCTGCTGCGCACCCAGCCCGACTCGCGCCGCATGGTGGTATCGGCCTGGAACGTGGCCGACTTGCCCCTCATGCGCCTCACGCCCTGCCACGCCCTGTTTCAGTTCTATGTAGCCGACGGCAAGCTCAGCTGCCAGCTCTACCAGCGCTCCGCCGATGTGTTCCTGGGCGTGCCCTTCAACATTGCCTCCTACGCCCTGCTCACCCTTATGATGGCGCAGGTGACCGGCCTGGAGCCCGGCGAATTCATCTGGACCGGCGGCGACACGCACCTTTACAGCAACCACCTGGAGCAGGCCCGCCTGCAGCTCACCCGGGAGCCGCGCCCCTTGCCCCAGATGCGTCTGAACCCCGAAGTGCAGGATATTTTCAGCTTCCGGTACGAGGACTTTACGCTGGAAAACTACGAGCCCCACCCGGCCATCAAAGCTCCGGTTGCGGTATAG
- the dprA gene encoding DNA-processing protein DprA, with the protein MTIPTSADILIHEVALTLFPGVGPQLTRQLMSYGGSARNVLHLPTGKLLKIPGVGPATVAVLTGKERTAALQQAEAAVRKAEKEGIQLLFYTSKQFPARLKQIPDAPVLLYYQGTADLNQPKSLALVGTRQATDYGREQTERLVRGVASHRPLIVSGLAYGIDIAAHRAALQEGLETVGVMATGLDVIYPHAHRKTAEKMLTQGGLLTEFPFGTPPDKYNFPARNRIIAGLADGTVVIEAAKKGGALITADLAQGYDRDVLAVPGPLGSAASEGCHELIKTNKAALYSEPADIEQVLNWDLALHLTGKPQAPATFDPLDFTAEEFGLLTVLQAAPNREEHLDTLAWKAQQPVHQVASLLLGLEFRGLVRALPGKRFGLV; encoded by the coding sequence ATGACTATTCCTACTTCTGCTGATATCCTAATCCACGAAGTCGCGCTGACGCTGTTTCCCGGCGTGGGGCCGCAGCTCACGCGGCAGCTGATGAGCTACGGGGGCTCGGCGCGGAACGTGCTGCACCTGCCAACGGGCAAGCTTCTCAAGATTCCGGGCGTGGGGCCGGCCACGGTGGCCGTGCTGACCGGCAAGGAGCGTACGGCGGCCCTGCAGCAGGCGGAAGCAGCGGTGCGGAAAGCGGAAAAGGAAGGCATCCAGCTGCTATTCTACACCAGCAAGCAGTTCCCGGCCCGCCTTAAGCAGATTCCCGACGCGCCGGTGCTGCTCTACTACCAGGGCACCGCCGACCTCAACCAGCCCAAATCCCTGGCGCTGGTAGGTACCCGCCAGGCCACCGACTACGGACGCGAGCAAACCGAGCGGCTGGTGCGCGGCGTAGCCTCCCACCGCCCGCTGATTGTAAGCGGGCTGGCCTACGGCATCGACATTGCCGCCCACCGCGCGGCTTTGCAGGAAGGGCTGGAAACGGTGGGCGTCATGGCCACGGGCCTCGACGTGATTTACCCCCACGCCCACCGCAAAACCGCGGAGAAGATGCTCACCCAAGGCGGTTTGCTTACCGAATTTCCCTTCGGCACTCCGCCCGACAAGTACAACTTCCCCGCCCGCAACCGCATCATCGCCGGGCTGGCCGATGGCACCGTGGTGATTGAAGCCGCGAAAAAAGGCGGGGCGCTGATTACGGCCGACCTGGCCCAGGGCTACGACCGGGACGTGCTGGCGGTGCCCGGGCCCTTGGGCTCGGCGGCCTCCGAAGGCTGCCACGAGTTGATCAAAACCAACAAAGCCGCGCTGTACTCCGAGCCAGCCGACATCGAGCAGGTGCTGAACTGGGACCTCGCCCTCCACCTCACCGGCAAGCCCCAGGCGCCTGCCACATTCGACCCACTGGATTTCACGGCGGAAGAATTCGGGTTGCTGACCGTGCTACAGGCCGCGCCCAACCGGGAGGAACACCTCGACACCCTGGCCTGGAAAGCTCAACAGCCCGTGCATCAGGTAGCTTCCCTCCTGCTGGGGTTGGAGTTTCGGGGGCTGGTGCGGGCGCTTCCGGGCAAACGGTTTGGGCTCGTCTAA